The region GTACTCCTCGCCGCTTTTGCGGACCACGCCCGCGTGGGCCTCACGGGCAAATTCATAGGCGCGTTCGACCAGATCGCGTTCGGCGTCAGGCCGCTCCGCAATCAGGGCGCGCAGTTGTTCCATGCCATGCACAGCGTTCACAATAGCGCGGGCGCCGCTGCCCGGACCGTGCCCTGCGCCGGCAGAAAGGCGGCAGGAGAGAAAGCAGCGGAGCGCTATGCTGCGGAAGATGCCTGCTGCCGTGACACCCGACTGGTCCCTGGAACGCCAGCACTGGGTGCGTGGGTACTTCCGGGTGGCTGGGGTGGACGAGGCCGGGCGCGGCGCCTGGGCTGGGCCGGTAACGGTGGCCGCCGTGATTCTGCCGAATACGGGAGGGGAACTGCCCTTCGCTGACAGCAAGACGCTGAGCGCTGCCCAGCGCGAGGACCTGGCCGCCGAGGTGCGCCGGATCGCCCTGGCCTGGGCGGTGGAGCACGCCTGGCCGGGGGAAATCGAGCGGCTGAATATTCTGGGCGCCACCCACGCGGCGGCCATGCGGGCGATTGCTGCCCTGAATCCGGAACCACAGGCCCTGGTGACCGACTACCTGCGCCTGCGCACCCCGCTGCCGCTGCTGGCCCCGCCGCGCGCCGATGCCCTGAGCTTCAGCGTGGCGGCAGCCAGCATCCTCGCCAAGACCGAACGCGACACCCTGATGCGGCAGCTGGACAGCACCTACCCCGGCTACGGCTTTGCGGCGCACAAAGGGTACGGCACCTCGGCACACCGCTCGGCCCTGGCCGAACTGGGGGTCAGTGAGGCGCACCGCCGGGGCTTCCGGCCGGTGGCGGCCCTGCTCCAGCGGCGCCTGCTGGACTGATTCTGAAAGAAAAGGAATAAAAGTTTCCTGCGGACGGCTGGCCGCCAGACTGTGACAGGATGCTGCTTATGACGGGAACGGCGCATCAGGAACAACACAACACTGAACGGATCGGCTGGCTGCGGGCGGCGGTGCTGGGGGCCAATGACGGGGTGGTGTCGGTGTCCAGCATCGTGGTGGGGGTGGCTGCCGCTGCTGGAACCACGCCCGGCACCATTTTGCTGGCCGGCGTGGCCGCGCTGGTGGCCGGCGCAACTTCGATGGCGGCCGGCGAGTACGTGTCGGTGCAGTCGCAGGCCGATACCGAGCACGCCAACCTGGCCAAGGAAGCCCGCGAACTGCGCGAGCAGCCCGAAGCAGAGTTGCAGGAACTGACCGACATTTATGTCGCGCGCGGGGTGGAGCCGGGGCTGGCCCGGCAGGTGGCGCAGCAACTGACCGCCGCCGACGCCCTGGGCACCCACGCCCGCGAGGAACTGGGCATCACCGAGCAGCTGCGGGCCCGGCCTTTCCAGGCGGCGCTGGCCTCGGCGGTGTCGTTCATCGTGGGCGGCATCGTGCCGGTCATTGCGGCCGTGCTGCTGCCGCACAGCGCTGTGGGTGTGGGGGTCACGGTGGTCACCCTGCTGGCGCTGCTGGTGCTGGGCGCCCTGGCGGCCTACGCAGGCGGAGCCTCACTCTGGAAAGGGGCGCTGCGGGTCACGCTCTGGGGCGCAGCAGCGATGGCTCTCAGCGCGCTGGTGGGCAGCCTGTTCGGGGTGCAGGCGTAGGCGCTGGCCCTGTGCCGGGGGCCCTGTGCCGGGGCAGCTCCGGCGCTGCTAGCGGGCTTTCTGCGGGCCAGTTTCCGGCTGAGATTTCGCCGCTTGTCGGCAGCGATCCGAGCAGTAGCGCACGTTGTCCCAGTCGCGTTCCCACTTGCGGCGCCACTGAAACGGCCGCCCGCATACCGGACATACCTTGCTGGCCCGCTCGGCCGGGGGGCGGGCGGCTTTGCCGTTGACATGCGTTCTGGCCACGTTCCGAGAATAGGGCAGAGCAGGGCAAATCAAGAGAGGGGGAGGCCTACCTCCGGCCTCCCCTTTTTCACCTGGGCTCTAGCTCAGGGCGTGCTGACCTGTGCGCTCACCTTTTCCTTGCCCATGCCGGCTTCAATCATGTTGATCACCCGCAGCCAGGCGCGAACGCTGGCTTCCACGATGTCGGTGGCGACACCCACTCCGCTGAGGTACTGTTCGCCGTGCCGCACGGTGATGCTCACTTCGCCCAGCGCGTCGTCGCCCTGCGTGACCGACTGAATGCGGTATTTCTCCAGCTCCGGCTGCACGCCGGTGATGTCGCTGATGGCCTGAAAAGCGGCGTCTACCGGGCCGTCACCATGGGCGGTGGCGCTGCGGCTGCCCTGCGGGGTGGTCAGGCGCACGAAGGCCACCGGCTCCACGTTCATGCCGGAGGTGATCTGGAAAGCGTCCAGGCTGTAGGTCTGTGGCACGTCGGTGCGCGAGTCGGCCAGCGCCCGCAGGTCCTCGGCGAACACCTGCCCCTTGCGGTCGGCCAGGTCCTTGAAGCGGCCGAACAGCCCCTGCACCTTGTCCTCGTCCATGTCCGCGTAGCCCAGGTCCGCCAGCGCCTGCCGGAACGCGGCGCGGCCCGAGTGCTTGCCCATCACCATCACGGCGGCCTCGCGGCCCACCGGCCCACCAGTTCGGCGTTCATGATCTCGTAGGTTTCGCGGGCTTTCAGGACCCCGTCCTGGTGAATGCCCGATTCGTGGGCAAAAGCGTTGTCGCCCACCACGGCCTTGTTGGGCTGCACCGGCATCCCGCTCAGGCGGCTGACCAGGCGCGAGGCGCGGTAGAGTTCGCGGGTCTGAATCCCGGTGCTGAAACCGTACTGATCGGCGCGGGTATGAAAGGCCATCACGATTTCTTCCAGGCTGGCGTTGCCGGCCCGCTCACCGATGCCGTTCACGGTGCATTCGATCTGCCGCGCCCCACCCTGCGCCGCCGCGATGGAATTGGCGACCGCCATGCCCAGGTCGTCGTGGCAGTGCGCCGAGAGAACGACATGCTCCGGCAGTTCGGCCCGCAGCCGGGCGAACAGGGCGCGGATTTCCTCGGGGGTGGTGTAACTCACCGTGTCGGGCACGTTGATGGTGGCTGCACCGGCCGCGGCGGCCGCCCGGAAAATCCGGATCATGAAGTCCACGTCCGAGCGGGTGGCGTTCTCGGCGCTGAATTCCACGTCGTCCACAAAGGTGCGGGCGTATTCCACCGCCTGCACGGCCTTTTCTACCACCTGATCCGGCTCCAGCTTCAGCTTCTTTTGCATGTGGATGGGGCTGGTGGCGATAAAGGTGTGAATTCGGGGCCGCTGTGCCGCTTCCACCCCACGTGCCGCCGCTTCGATGTCGGCGCGGCCGGCGCGGGCCAGGGCGGCAATCACCGGGCCGCGCACCTCGCGGGCGATGCGCTGCACGCCCTCCAGGTCGCCGGCGCTGGCAATCGGAAAGCCGGCTTCGATGATGTCTACACCCAGCCGGGCCAGCTGCTGCCCGATCTCGATTTTCTGGGCGTGGTTCAGCGCCACGCCGGGGCTCTGCTCGCCGTCGCGCAGGGTGGTGTCGAAAATGCGGATGTAGCCGGGGTCGCTGGGGAAACTGGGGGTGGTCATGGTCAGGGCTCCTGTAGGGAAAAGGGGGCAAAGGGGCGCGGGCAAGCACAGCAAAAACCCCCGGGAGAAGCAGGTGGGTTCTCCGGGGGAAGTCAGGGCAGATGGGCGTGGGTGCAGGGCCGGCTGGCTGACTCTCAGGGAGAACAGCAGCGTAGTAGGCCGGGCGCAGTGTGGAACATGTGGGCCATCCTAGCCGAATGTCAGCCGGTTGGCAAGGCTTGTTTGCCACTTGCCAAAATAGAGGGGCCTGGGTATAGTCCTTGCATGCCTGAGCAACCCGGACAGCCAACGAATGCTTACAGCGACCTACTGCTGCCACCCGGGTCATAGCGCTCCGCGCCGCATGGCCCCAGCTGCATGTTGCTGGGGCCATTTTTCTTTTTTTCTCCTGCCACTCCCCGCATCCCCGCCAACCTGCCAAGGAGGCCCCCACATGGGCATGACCATCGCCGAAAAGATTCTCGCCGCGCACGCCGGCAAAGACAGCGTCACCCCCGGAGAACTGATCGAGTGCAGCACCGACCTCGTGCTGTGCCACGAGATCACCACCCCCGCTGCCCTGCGGATGCTGGAAGAACGCGGCATGGACCGGGTGTTTGACCCGGAGAAAATCGTGGCGGTCCCGGACCACTCGGTGCCGGCCATGAACATCAAAGCGGCGCAGATGTACCAGAAGCTCAAGAGCTGGGTGCAGGAAAAAGGCATCCGCCACTTTTATGACGTGGGGCGCGGCGGCATCGCCCACGTGGTGCTGGAAAACAGCGGCCTGATGAAGCCGGGCCAGACGCTGGTGTCGGGCGACAGCCACACCTGCAATGCGGGCGCCCTGGGCGCGTTCGCCACTGGCGTGGGCAGCACCGACCTGGCCGGGGCCATCTACGCTGGCCGGGTGTGGTTCAAGGTGCCCGAAACCATGCTGATTCGCGTGACCGGCGAGGCCGGCCCCGGCGTGTCGCCCAAGGACATCGTGCTGGAAGTGATCCGGCAAATCGGCGCGGACGGCGCCAACTACATGGTGATGGAATGGGTGGGCGACTATATCGAGGGCCTGGATATGGACTGGATATGGAAGGCCGCTTTACCCTGACCAATATGGCGATTGAGGCCGGCGGCAAGACCGGCATCGTGGCGGTGGACGGCACCACCCGCGAGTACCTGCGGGCACGCGGCGTAACCCCGGATGGGTACACCGAGTACCAGTCCGACCCGGACGCGCGCTACGCCGTGACCGTGGAGATTGACGCCTCGCAGGTGGAGCCCACCGTGGCCTACCCGCACATTCCCAGCAACGGGCGGGTGGCCGGCAGCGACGCCATTCCGGTGACCCACGCTTATGTGGGCAGCTGTACCAACGGCCGCATCAGCGACCTGCGCGAGGTGGCGCGGATTCTGCGCGGCCGCCGGGTGGCCGACGGGGTGCAGATGACCATCGTGCCCGCCACCCAGGCCATCTGGAAACAGGCGGCGGTGGAAGGGCTGATGGAGATTTTCGTGGACGCCGGGGCCACCGTCTCGTACCCCAGCTGCGGCGCCTGCCTGGGCATGCATACCGGCGTGCTGGGGCCGAACGACGTGTGTATTTCCAGTTCCAACCGCAACTTCGTGGGCCGCATGGGTGACCCCACGGCGCAGATTTACCTTGCCAGCCCTGCCACGGTGGCCGCCAGCGCCGTGACCGGCGTGATTACCGACCCGCGCACCATGCAGGCTGAAGAAGCCGCCGACTGACGCCTGATCCCTACTCCCAAGGAGCTTTCCCCATGACCCGACCCAAGACCGACCCGCAGCGGCACCCAGACGCAGACCCACACCCTCCAGCCGATGACCACCCGCACCGCCCACGTGCATGTGTTCGGGCGCGACCACATCAACACCGACGAGATTATTCCGGCCCGCTACCTCACCACCGACCGCGAGGAAGAGCTGGCCCCCTACGCCATGCAGGACTACGACCCCGAGTTCGTGCAGCGGGTGGGTAAAGGCGACATCGTGATTGCCGGGGCCGACTTCGGCTGCGGGTCCAGCCGCGAACATGCCGTGTGGGCGCTGCGCGGCGCAGGTGTGAGCGCGGTGCTGGCCCCCAACTTTGCCCGGATTTTTTACCGCAACGCCATCAACAACGGCTTTCCGGCGCTGGAGTGCGAAGGCATTGAGGACCTGTTCAGCGACGGCGACGAGGCCACCCTGGACCTGGAAGCCGGCACCATCCGCAATGAGACGACCGGCAAAGAGCTGAAATTTACCCCGCTGCCCGAGTTTGCGCTGGCGGTCAAGGAAGCCGGCGGCTGGCTGGAATACATGCGTGACCAGGATGCAGCGGCGGCCCAGGCGAACAGCGCCGAGCTGCCGGGCGAGACGCTGAACACCGCCAGCACCGAGGGCGGCCACGGCCACGCCGGCCACCCTGCCGGTGACCGCGAAAGTTTTGAAGCACCCCGGGATGCGGTGGAGCCGGACCATGCCTAAGGTCGTGGTGTTGCCCGGTGACGGCATCGGCCCCGAGGTGGTGGGCGCGGCGCTGGAGGTGCTGCGCGAGGTGGCCCCGGACCTGACGCTGGAAGAACACCTGATCGGCGGCGCGGCGTTCGACGCGGAAGGCGATCCCTTTCCGGGCAGCACCCGCGACGCCCTGGCCGGCGCCGACGCTGCGCTGCTGGGCACGGTAGGCGGCGCCCAGGACAGCGCCTGGAACCGGCTGCCCCGGCCCCAGCGCCCGGAAAGCGGACTGCTGAGGCTGCGTCAGCACCTGGGCGTGTTCGCCAACCTGCGCCCGGTGCGGGTGATGCCGGGCCTGGAACACCTCAGCCCGCTGCGCCCCGAGATTGCCGCCGGAGTGGACCTCCTGATCGTGCGCGAGCTGCTGGGCGGCGCGTACTTCGACCCACGCCGCGAGCGGGGTGAGGACGCCGCCTTCAACACCATTGGCTATACCCGCGCCGAAATCGAGCGGGTCAGCGGCCACGCCCTGCGGGCCGCGCAGGAGCGACGCGGCGGCCTGACCAGCGTGGACAAGGCCAACGTGCTGGAAGTCAGC is a window of Deinococcus sp. Marseille-Q6407 DNA encoding:
- the leuB gene encoding 3-isopropylmalate dehydrogenase — encoded protein: MPKVVVLPGDGIGPEVVGAALEVLREVAPDLTLEEHLIGGAAFDAEGDPFPGSTRDALAGADAALLGTVGGAQDSAWNRLPRPQRPESGLLRLRQHLGVFANLRPVRVMPGLEHLSPLRPEIAAGVDLLIVRELLGGAYFDPRRERGEDAAFNTIGYTRAEIERVSGHALRAAQERRGGLTSVDKANVLEVSELWRETVTARAQQYPDVTLHHEYVDSVATLLVTRPERYDVLLTENLFGDILSDLAAVLPGSLGLMPSASLGAGAGLYEPIHGSAPDIAGQGVANPAGTILSVAMLLRYSLNRGAEADRVETAVQAALSAHPTRDLGGKADTTELTAAVLPAL
- a CDS encoding ribonuclease HII, whose protein sequence is MPAAVTPDWSLERQHWVRGYFRVAGVDEAGRGAWAGPVTVAAVILPNTGGELPFADSKTLSAAQREDLAAEVRRIALAWAVEHAWPGEIERLNILGATHAAAMRAIAALNPEPQALVTDYLRLRTPLPLLAPPRADALSFSVAAASILAKTERDTLMRQLDSTYPGYGFAAHKGYGTSAHRSALAELGVSEAHRRGFRPVAALLQRRLLD
- a CDS encoding VIT family protein, coding for MTGTAHQEQHNTERIGWLRAAVLGANDGVVSVSSIVVGVAAAAGTTPGTILLAGVAALVAGATSMAAGEYVSVQSQADTEHANLAKEARELREQPEAELQELTDIYVARGVEPGLARQVAQQLTAADALGTHAREELGITEQLRARPFQAALASAVSFIVGGIVPVIAAVLLPHSAVGVGVTVVTLLALLVLGALAAYAGGASLWKGALRVTLWGAAAMALSALVGSLFGVQA
- a CDS encoding DUF2256 domain-containing protein, which gives rise to MARTHVNGKAARPPAERASKVCPVCGRPFQWRRKWERDWDNVRYCSDRCRQAAKSQPETGPQKAR
- a CDS encoding 3-isopropylmalate dehydratase small subunit, yielding MTTRTAHVHVFGRDHINTDEIIPARYLTTDREEELAPYAMQDYDPEFVQRVGKGDIVIAGADFGCGSSREHAVWALRGAGVSAVLAPNFARIFYRNAINNGFPALECEGIEDLFSDGDEATLDLEAGTIRNETTGKELKFTPLPEFALAVKEAGGWLEYMRDQDAAAAQANSAELPGETLNTASTEGGHGHAGHPAGDRESFEAPRDAVEPDHA